In Parvularculales bacterium, one DNA window encodes the following:
- the sdhC gene encoding succinate dehydrogenase, cytochrome b556 subunit: MSQTRKASSDLKQRPLSPHLQIYRPMLTMMLSIMHRITGGALYFGALFLAWWLVATASGPEAYSVFQAFAGSLIGKLMLFGFTWALIHHMLGGLRHFLWDTGRGFDLPVVEFMAKASLTGSVILTLVIWAFVLTLTGGQG; this comes from the coding sequence ATGTCTCAAACACGAAAAGCGTCATCAGACCTCAAACAACGTCCGCTTTCTCCCCACCTTCAGATCTACCGCCCCATGCTCACCATGATGCTCTCCATCATGCACCGCATCACCGGCGGTGCGCTTTATTTTGGTGCCCTGTTTCTGGCATGGTGGCTGGTCGCCACCGCTTCGGGACCGGAAGCCTATAGCGTGTTTCAGGCTTTCGCCGGCAGCCTCATCGGAAAACTCATGCTGTTCGGTTTTACCTGGGCGCTCATTCATCACATGCTCGGCGGCCTGCGGCATTTTTTGTGGGATACTGGACGCGGTTTTGACCTGCCGGTTGTCGAGTTCATGGCAAAGGCCTCGCTGACAGGCTCCGTTATACTGACGCTTGTTATCTGGGCGTTCGTCCTGACGCTCACGGGCGGACAGGGTTAA
- a CDS encoding glycosyltransferase, translating into MLYSRRVIINMYNETKQGLSDPLRILCAGNYDDRDQGRFFYSVIRKLTAGFNRTGHMVYPFSDRDIARASNIFHTRTLGVRQTNRKFLMACDHFKPDVIFLLHADIIKNETLREIRHKYPHVKIAYCSVDLPTQPSTRQKLHRFADVVDTLFLTSSGEDQRQFARPHNRVAFIPNPVDASCERYRAFENPTPKAHVFAAMTGESTDPRIKTAEDLRRALPDLSFSYWSFSGNPSLLGADYLEELSACRMGLNLSRSNDMPLYASDRIAQYTGNGLLTFTHGATGLQALYDDNEMVFFDDTEELIDKVRYYAENDSMARTIAARGHAKAHGVYNERIIARYILDVMTGDTSQSVCGHYLWPAEPLTV; encoded by the coding sequence CATTAATATGTATAACGAAACCAAACAAGGATTGTCAGATCCCTTGCGTATTTTATGCGCCGGGAATTACGACGACCGTGATCAGGGACGCTTCTTTTACAGCGTCATCCGAAAACTGACAGCCGGGTTTAACCGGACCGGGCACATGGTTTATCCTTTTTCGGACAGAGATATCGCCCGCGCCTCCAATATATTCCACACACGCACTCTGGGAGTGAGGCAAACAAACCGGAAGTTTCTCATGGCGTGTGATCATTTCAAACCGGATGTCATCTTTCTTCTCCACGCCGATATTATAAAAAATGAAACCCTCCGCGAAATTCGCCACAAATACCCCCACGTTAAAATCGCCTATTGCTCGGTAGATCTGCCAACCCAACCCAGTACACGACAAAAACTCCACCGCTTTGCCGACGTGGTGGACACACTCTTTTTAACCTCATCGGGCGAAGATCAACGCCAGTTCGCACGGCCTCATAACAGGGTAGCGTTTATTCCTAATCCCGTTGATGCCTCCTGCGAGCGTTACCGCGCGTTTGAAAACCCAACCCCAAAAGCCCACGTCTTTGCCGCCATGACGGGCGAAAGCACCGACCCCAGAATAAAAACCGCCGAAGATTTGCGCCGCGCCCTGCCGGACCTCAGTTTCAGCTACTGGAGTTTTAGCGGTAACCCTTCTTTGCTGGGAGCGGATTATCTTGAAGAATTGTCCGCCTGCCGCATGGGGCTTAATCTGAGCCGCAGCAATGATATGCCCCTTTATGCGTCTGACAGAATAGCGCAATATACCGGAAACGGATTGCTGACCTTCACCCACGGCGCTACCGGTCTTCAGGCTCTTTATGACGACAATGAAATGGTCTTCTTTGATGACACTGAAGAGCTGATAGACAAGGTGCGTTATTATGCCGAGAACGACAGCATGGCGCGAACCATTGCCGCCCGGGGTCATGCCAAGGCCCACGGTGTCTATAACGAACGCATCATAGCCCGCTATATTCTGGACGTCATGACGGGAGATACGTCCCAAAGTGTGTGCGGTCATTATTTATGGCCCGCCGAACCTCTGACAGTGTAA